The window CCAGCAGGTTGGCGATCACGCGTGCCAGTTCGACCTCGTCGGCCATCACCATCATGTTGTCGGCCAGGCTGACCTGGATCTGGATGTCCTCGTGGTCGCGCAGCGCATACAGGTTGGCCTCGATCACCTGGTTCAACGACACGGGCTTCAACTGCACGTGGTCGGGCCGCGCGTAGTCGAGGAACTTGTCGATGATGCCGTCGAGCTGGGCGATGTCGGCCACCATGTGTTCGCGCGCGTCGTTGTCGGCCACGCTCATCTCGGTTTCCAGCCGCAGCCGGGCCAGCGGCGTGCGCAGGTCGTGCGAGATGCCGGCCAGCATCACGACGCGGTCCTGCTCGATCTTGGCGAGCTTCTGCGCCATGCGGTTGAAGCCGATGTTGACCTCGCGGATCTCGCCGGTCACGCCGCGCTCGTCCAGGTGGCTGGCGTCGAAATCGCCCTCGCGCACGCGGCTGGTAGCAAAGGACAGCTGCTTCAGCGGCCGGTTGATGAGCCGGGCGATCAGCGCCGCACCCGCCATCGACAGGGCGCCCGTGGTCAGCAGCCAGATCAGCCAGGTCTTGCCGCCGGCCGGGTTGAAACGCTCCCGGTCCATGTGCAGCCAGTTCGGGTCGCCGTTGATGTCGAAGCCCACCCACAGGCCGGGCTTGCCGTTGACGCTGCGCGCCACCAGCGTGCCCGGGCCGAGCAGGCTGGTCAACTCGTCGGAAATGCGTTCGCTGAGCGCGTCGTCGTCGTAGGGCAGGTACTTGTCGGTGGGCTCGCGCGGCAGGATGCGCACGCCCTCCTGGTCGGCCATGGTCTTGATCAACGAGATGCGGCCGATGCCGTCGGAATGCACCAGCGCGGCGCGGCTCAGGTTCACCAGAGAGGCGATCTGCTGCGTGGTCTGGATCGCGCGCGGCGTGAATTCGAGCGCGCGCAACGTCAGCAGCCAGGCCATCATGCTGCCCATCAGCAGCAGCGCCAGCAGGAAGAAGGTGCGCCAGAACAGGCTCACCACCACCAGTTGCCGCGACAGGTGCGACTTCGGCACGTGCGGCTGCAGCGGCGCCGGTGCCGTGGCGTCGTAGAGGTCGGGATGGGAGCTCATGCGGCCCTGCTGGCGTTTTGCGGCGGTGGAGGGGCCCGAACCGAGCGTGGCCGCGGAATCAGTTCGCGCCATCGGGCACGAACACGTAGCCCACACCCCAGACGGTCTGGATATAACGCGGCGCGGCGGCATCCACCTCGACCAGCTTGCGCAGGCGCGAGACCTGCACGTCCAGGCTGCGGTCGAAGGGTTCGAACTCGCGGCCACGCGCGAGCAGGGCGAGTTTCTCGCGCGACAACGGCTGGCGCGGGTGGCGCACCAGCGCCTTGAGCATGGCGAATTCGCCGGTGGTCAGCGGCAGTTCCTCGCCGTTGCGGTTCAGCGTGCGCGAGCCGAGGTCGAAGGCGAAGGGGCCGAAGGTGATGATCTCGTTGTCGATGGACGGGGCGCCTGGCGCTTCCTTCACCGGCCGGCGGCGCAGCACGGCGTGGATGCGGGCCAGCAGTTCGCGCGGGTTGAAGGGCTTGCCGAGGTAGTCGTCGGCGCCGACTTCCAGGCCGACGATGCGGTCGATGTCCTCCCCCTTGGCGGTGAGCATGATGATGGGGGTGCGGTCGTTGGCGGCGCGCAGGCGGCGGCAGATCGACAGGCCGTCTTCACCGGGCATCATCAGGTCGAGCACGATCAGGTCGGCGGTGTCGCGCAGCATGATGCGCGACAGGGCCTTGCCGTCTTCCGCGAGCATGACTTCGAAGCCCTCCTGCATCAGGTAGCGGCGCAGCAGATCACGGATGCGGGAGTCGTCGTCCACCACCAGGATCTTGTCGGGACGGGTTGCGGTCTGGTTCATTTTGGGGTGCCGGTAATTTGTAACAAGGCCGATTCTGCAACATGTAACAAGCGAATCGCGCCGATCGCGCCCCGACTTGACACACTGTTACAGCTCTTGCACCGTCCAGGTGCGGCTTCACTTTGGCGAAGTCGGCAGCGGTGCGGCACGCCACGTTGCAGGGGCTTGGCGCGGTCCATCCCCCGAATGCGGGTAGGCTAGGGCGGCGTTTTCCTCATCCCTACGAAAGGTTTCGATTTTGAAATTTCCTTCCCAAACCGCTCTTAAATTAATAGCTGCAGGCGCAGTACTCGCGGCAACCACGGCTTCTTTCTCCCAAACCTTACCGGTGCCGCAGAACGTGGTGCAGCTCAGCGCCAGCGGCAGCGTCGAGGTGCAGCAGGACCTGTTGACCATCGCGCTGAACACCACGCGTGACGGCAACGACGCGGCGGGTGTGCAGGGCCAGCTCAAGCAGGCGCTCGATGCGGCGTTGACGGAAGCCAAGAAGACGGCCCAGCCCGGCCAGATGGACGTGCGCACCGGCAACTTTAGCCTCTACCCGCGCTACGGCAAGGACGGCAAGATCAACGGCTGGCAAGGCACGACCAGCCTGATTCTGGAGGGCAAGGACTTCGCCCGCATCACCACCGCGGCCGGCAAGATCCAGACCTTGACGCTCGGCCAGGTCGGCTTCGACTTGAGCCGCGAGCAGCGTGCCCAGGTGGAGACCGAGGCCCAGGCCATGGCCATCGCCAGCTTCAAGACCCGTGCCGACGAGATCGCCAAGGGCTTCGGCTTCACCGGCTACACGCTGCGCGAAGTGTCCGTCAACGCCAACGACCAGGGCGGCATGCCGCGGCCCCGCATGATGGCCATGGAAGCCAAGATGGCCAGCGACGCCGCCGTGCCCGCCGAGGCCGGCAAGGCCACGGTGCAGGTCACCGTCTCGGGTGCGGTGCAGCTCAAATAGGCGTGCTCAGGCCGCGGCGCAGGATGCGGAGCGCCGCGCCATCAGGCGCGCGCGCAGCGTGTCGTAGACCCAGTTGTAGGCGAAGGTGTAGGGCAGGAAGAACAGCGCGATGCCGATGTCCAGCACGAAGGCATCCCACAGGCTGATGCCCAGCCACCAGGCGGCCAGCGGTACGATGGCGATGATCAGGCCGATCTCGAACAGCCCGGCTTGCACCACCCGCGCCACCACGCCGCGCTCGAAGCCGAACTTCAACTGCGCGCGGTCGAACAAGGCGTTGAATGCCATGTTCCACAACATGGCGATGGTGGAGATCATCACCGTGAGCGCGCCCATGTGCACCAGGGAATAACCCAGCAGCCAGGCGCCCGCGGCGGCGCAGAGCACCACGGCGATCATTTCGAACAGCAAGGCCTGGAGGAAGCGCTCCTTCACGGATTTGTGCAGGGCGTCGGTGTTTTTTGCGGAGGTCATGTGTTGATTTTCATCGTTATTCTGGATGGTTTAAAGTCAGTAACCATCTATAAATACGATAGAAAACCGCCATGCGCCATTCCCCCGAAGCCCTGGTCGCTTTCGTCGAGGCCGCCACGCTGGGCTCGTTTTCCGCCGCCGCCCGCCGGCTCGGCAAGAGGCAGTCGACGGTGAGCAGCGCCATCGCCAACCTGGAGATCGACCTCGGCCTGGTGCTGTTCGACCGCAGCAGCCGCAAGCCCACCCTCACCGATGCGGGGCGTGTCGCGCTCGCCCAGGTGCAGGAGATCCTGGCCGCGAGCGACCGGCTCGACCGCGCCGCCAGCCGCCTGGCCGGCGGGCTGGAGGCCAAGCTCAGCGTGGTCTGGTCCGACACCTACCAGTCCGATCTTTTCGAGGAAACCCTGGCGGCTTTCGAGCAGCGTTTCCCCGACCTCGAATTCGAGGCCCTGATCGCCGAACACGGCGACCTGGTGTCGCTGGTGCAGCGCGGCCGCGCGCAGATCGGCGTCGTCGCGGCCCAGCCTTCATATCCGCCCGACATCGGCGCGGAGACCATTGCCGAGCAGTCGGAGATCACGCTGTTCGTGGCCAAGACCCATCCGCTGGCGGCACTCACCGACATCGGCCCGGAGACGCTGGCCGCCCACCGCGAACTGCGGCTCGCGCTGTACGAAGAGGCGCCCGGCCCGGGCGCACCCGCCGCAGCCCGGCGTGTCTGGTCCGCGCCGAGTTACCTGATGCTGCTGGAGATGGCCGTGCTCGGCTTCGGCTGGGCCGCCGTGCCGCGCTGGATGGTGAACCACTTTGCGCTGGACAAGCTGCACGAACTCGATGCCCGCGGCTGGCCGCGCCGCGTGCCGGTGGACGCCGTCTGGTCGCGCCAGCGCCCGCTGGGCCAGGCCGGCACCTGGCTGCTGCAGGCCATGCTGACGCCGGCTCAGGTCCTTGGGTCTTCAATAAAAAATGCCGCCAGCGCAGACAGAATCTGCGCGAGCAGCTAGCAAAACCGTAGCGGCGGCACTATTCGAGCTTGATGCCCTTCTTCTCGATCAGATCGCCGTACAGCGCCGTGTCGCTCTGGATGCGCCGCGCCAGCGCCGCCGGGCTGGTGTCTTCCACCTTCCAGCCCTGCGCGAACAGCTTTTGTTCGATCGCCGGCGTGTGCAGGATCTTGGCAAGTTCGGTGTTCAGCCGCGCCTGGTTGGCGGCCGGCATCTTCGCCGGCGCCATCACCGCGTTCCACACCTCGATGTTGACGCCCTTGGCGCCGAGTTCGGTCATCGAAGGCAGTTCGGGGGCGAGCGGGCTGCGCGCGGACGAGGTGACGGCGATCGCCTGCAGCTTGCCGGACTGCACCATCGGCGCCACCGTGGAATTGGGCAGCAGCGTCATCTGCACCTGGCCGCCGAGCATGGCGTTGAGGATGGCCGGGCCGCCGGCGAAAGGCACGTGCAGCGGGTCGATCTTCAGGCTTTCCTTGATGAGTTCCATGGCGAGCTGGCTGCCCGAGCCGGCGCCGATCGAGCCATAGGCCAGCTTGCCGCCTTCGGCCTGTGCGGCCTTCACGAACTCCGCCGGCGTCTGCGGCTTGGCCGGCTTGACGGCCACCCACACCAGCGGCGCGCTGCCGATGGTGGCGATGGGCGCGAAGTCCTTCAGCGGGTCGTAGGGCAGTTTGGCGTAGAGGAATTTGGAACTGGTCAGCGGGCCGTTGCCGATCACGCCGATGGTGTGGCCGTCGTCGGCCTTGGCCAGCGCATCGGCGCCGATGTTGCCGCTGGCGCCGGGTTTGTTCTCCACCACCACCGGCTGGCCGAGCGCGCGGCCCAGCGGCTCGGCCAGCAGGCGGGCCTGCATGTCGGGCGAGGAGCCGGCGGGGTAGCCGACGATGAGGCGCAGCGGCCTGCTCGGCCAGGCCTGGGCCGAAGCGCCGCCGGCGGCGAAGGCCAGGCCGAATGTCAGGCTGATCGTCAGGCCGGTTGCCAGCAAGCTGCGGCGTGGGGGATGGCATCGCGTCATGGTTTGTCTCCGGAATGGAACGAATGGAAAAGCGGCATCAGCGCTGGCTGCCGCGTGGTCAGGGGATGGGCCAGTTCGTCCTGGCGAACCTGGCTCAGCAACTCGAAGAAGCCGGGCGGCTCCGGCAGCGTGGTCACGGCCGCCAGCGCCTGGACCAGCGCGGCGGCGCTGGCGGCCAGCGGTGCGCGGTCGAAGCCCTGCAGCATCACCACGGCCTCGGTGCCTGGCTCGGCGCCGGGTGGGGTGGCCGATGCGGGGCCGCTGTTGGCGATCGGAATCTCGAACCCGGGCGGTGCCGCCATGCCCCATTGCGCGCTGACCACCTGGGCCGCGTCGACCAGCCGCTGGAGCTCGGCCGACAACAGCGACGCGATGGCCTGCGGATCGCCGTGCAGGCGCAGCGTGCACAGCTGGCTCGCCGTGGAAGTGCCGTGGCTGCCGGCCAGGCGGCAGGGTTGGCGAAAGAAGGCGCGCAGCTGGGTGCGCATGCGGGCCGACCATGGCGTGGGCGTGGCGAACACCTCGCGGTAGGCGGGCGAGTCGAGCGCGGCCAGGTCGTCGAGCCAGTAGCAGGTGAAATACAGCGGCGCGCCGGCGTCGTCGACGGACCAGGCGCGGTAGCGGCGCGCCTCGATGAAGCCGGGCAGGCCGACCCGTTCGGGCACGTGTTCGAAGGTGTGCCAGGCCTCGTATTCGGGCTGCAGCGCGGGCGAGGCGATGCCGTTCCACAGCGCCAGGAAGGCCGCTGGCCGGCGTGTCGTCAGGCGCATGCGGCGGCTTCCCCATTCGGCAGCACCATCACCTTGGTCGCGCTCTTGTTGCGCGACAGCGCGAAACCTTCATAGGCCTCGGCCAGCGGCAGGCGGTGCGTGATCATGTGGCGCAAGAGGGCGTGGTGGGCCTGCATGAAGGCTACCACCACCGGCCAGTCGGATTCCGGCGCGCGGTAGGAGCCGCGCAACTGCTGGTGTCTGCGCACCAGCGCCGTCAGGTCGATCGGCACCGGGGCCGCATGGATGCCGGTGATCACGAGCACGCCGTGGGGCTTCAACGCCGCCAGCGCGGGGGCGATCACCGCCGCCGCGCCCGTGGCCTCGATCACCACGTCGAACGGCCCCCCGGCGTCGTTCGCCAGGTACGGCGCGAGGCCGGCCTCCATCCCGGTCTCGGCGAAGTCGATCAGGTCGGTGAACCCCATGCGGCGCAGCACCTCCAGTCGCGCGGCGTCGCCGTGGCCGGCCACCACCACCTGGCTGGCACCGGCCGCGCGGGCAAACAGCGCAATGCCCTGGCCGATGTTGCCCGGGCCGAGCACCAGCACGCGGTCGCCCGGCGACACGCCACCGGTGCGCA of the Rhodoferax koreense genome contains:
- a CDS encoding ATP-binding protein — protein: MSSHPDLYDATAPAPLQPHVPKSHLSRQLVVVSLFWRTFFLLALLLMGSMMAWLLTLRALEFTPRAIQTTQQIASLVNLSRAALVHSDGIGRISLIKTMADQEGVRILPREPTDKYLPYDDDALSERISDELTSLLGPGTLVARSVNGKPGLWVGFDINGDPNWLHMDRERFNPAGGKTWLIWLLTTGALSMAGAALIARLINRPLKQLSFATSRVREGDFDASHLDERGVTGEIREVNIGFNRMAQKLAKIEQDRVVMLAGISHDLRTPLARLRLETEMSVADNDAREHMVADIAQLDGIIDKFLDYARPDHVQLKPVSLNQVIEANLYALRDHEDIQIQVSLADNMMVMADEVELARVIANLLENARRYGKSADTGVAMVDIAGKVRDQWVLLKVRDHGQGVDPEQLANLSKPFFRGDAARTAASGAGLGLSIVEKTIQRMGGEFELANTSSGGLAAHIKLQRAPSK
- the ompR gene encoding two-component system response regulator OmpR → MNQTATRPDKILVVDDDSRIRDLLRRYLMQEGFEVMLAEDGKALSRIMLRDTADLIVLDLMMPGEDGLSICRRLRAANDRTPIIMLTAKGEDIDRIVGLEVGADDYLGKPFNPRELLARIHAVLRRRPVKEAPGAPSIDNEIITFGPFAFDLGSRTLNRNGEELPLTTGEFAMLKALVRHPRQPLSREKLALLARGREFEPFDRSLDVQVSRLRKLVEVDAAAPRYIQTVWGVGYVFVPDGAN
- a CDS encoding SIMPL domain-containing protein (The SIMPL domain is named for its presence in mouse protein SIMPL (signalling molecule that associates with mouse pelle-like kinase). Bacterial member BP26, from Brucella, was shown to assemble into a channel-like structure, while YggE from E. coli has been associated with resistance to oxidative stress.), which produces MKFPSQTALKLIAAGAVLAATTASFSQTLPVPQNVVQLSASGSVEVQQDLLTIALNTTRDGNDAAGVQGQLKQALDAALTEAKKTAQPGQMDVRTGNFSLYPRYGKDGKINGWQGTTSLILEGKDFARITTAAGKIQTLTLGQVGFDLSREQRAQVETEAQAMAIASFKTRADEIAKGFGFTGYTLREVSVNANDQGGMPRPRMMAMEAKMASDAAVPAEAGKATVQVTVSGAVQLK
- a CDS encoding multidrug/biocide efflux PACE transporter, coding for MTSAKNTDALHKSVKERFLQALLFEMIAVVLCAAAGAWLLGYSLVHMGALTVMISTIAMLWNMAFNALFDRAQLKFGFERGVVARVVQAGLFEIGLIIAIVPLAAWWLGISLWDAFVLDIGIALFFLPYTFAYNWVYDTLRARLMARRSASCAAA
- a CDS encoding LysR family transcriptional regulator, giving the protein MRHSPEALVAFVEAATLGSFSAAARRLGKRQSTVSSAIANLEIDLGLVLFDRSSRKPTLTDAGRVALAQVQEILAASDRLDRAASRLAGGLEAKLSVVWSDTYQSDLFEETLAAFEQRFPDLEFEALIAEHGDLVSLVQRGRAQIGVVAAQPSYPPDIGAETIAEQSEITLFVAKTHPLAALTDIGPETLAAHRELRLALYEEAPGPGAPAAARRVWSAPSYLMLLEMAVLGFGWAAVPRWMVNHFALDKLHELDARGWPRRVPVDAVWSRQRPLGQAGTWLLQAMLTPAQVLGSSIKNAASADRICASS
- a CDS encoding Bug family tripartite tricarboxylate transporter substrate binding protein; translated protein: MTRCHPPRRSLLATGLTISLTFGLAFAAGGASAQAWPSRPLRLIVGYPAGSSPDMQARLLAEPLGRALGQPVVVENKPGASGNIGADALAKADDGHTIGVIGNGPLTSSKFLYAKLPYDPLKDFAPIATIGSAPLVWVAVKPAKPQTPAEFVKAAQAEGGKLAYGSIGAGSGSQLAMELIKESLKIDPLHVPFAGGPAILNAMLGGQVQMTLLPNSTVAPMVQSGKLQAIAVTSSARSPLAPELPSMTELGAKGVNIEVWNAVMAPAKMPAANQARLNTELAKILHTPAIEQKLFAQGWKVEDTSPAALARRIQSDTALYGDLIEKKGIKLE
- a CDS encoding DUF4286 family protein, giving the protein MRLTTRRPAAFLALWNGIASPALQPEYEAWHTFEHVPERVGLPGFIEARRYRAWSVDDAGAPLYFTCYWLDDLAALDSPAYREVFATPTPWSARMRTQLRAFFRQPCRLAGSHGTSTASQLCTLRLHGDPQAIASLLSAELQRLVDAAQVVSAQWGMAAPPGFEIPIANSGPASATPPGAEPGTEAVVMLQGFDRAPLAASAAALVQALAAVTTLPEPPGFFELLSQVRQDELAHPLTTRQPALMPLFHSFHSGDKP
- a CDS encoding zinc-dependent alcohol dehydrogenase; protein product: MLSLRKIQPGHGLNLTETTPPPAPGPDEVLLRVLAAGVCGTDLHIDEWTTSYHFLASALPVTVGHEFSGELAQLGSDVQGLQPGQLVTVRPSVTCGVCAACSAGQPDGCVTRRGIGVTRDGGFAPWTLVPARNCVPIPMGVDPEVAAMTEPLTVSHEAVRTGGVSPGDRVLVLGPGNIGQGIALFARAAGASQVVVAGHGDAARLEVLRRMGFTDLIDFAETGMEAGLAPYLANDAGGPFDVVIEATGAAAVIAPALAALKPHGVLVITGIHAAPVPIDLTALVRRHQQLRGSYRAPESDWPVVVAFMQAHHALLRHMITHRLPLAEAYEGFALSRNKSATKVMVLPNGEAAACA